Below is a window of Magnetococcales bacterium DNA.
GCCTCACTGTAACCGACTGCCAGCGCCATGGCGTGAAACGGGATCGGCATGGATGAACCGGAGGGGTTGGTCCATTCTGGACAATGCTGATGAGTCCAGTCCCGGATTTCCCATTTTCCCATGCCGCCGAACTCTTGCCACACACTTTCCAGTATGTCCTCTTCGGCCCTGCTCAATGCGTCCAGATCTTCCGGGGTGAAACTTCTGCGGAGCGACACTTCATGGCCTGCCTTGTCGGATATCCACTCCTCCCACCCACCCGGTTGGGATTCGACATCTCCGTCCATCAGGTTCAGTGTCATGGAAAGCACCGGGCCATGAGGCATGGAAACAAGATGGTCCCAGCAGATGGGCAACCCGGTGAGGCGCATCGACTCTCGTTCCGCCAGATACAACAGCTTCATCAGCTTCAAATGAGACATGCGTCCTTCCGGGGTCTTGCCCAGAAGGAAAGCCGCCATCTGCGCTGCCTTGCGTTCGTTGTACATAGCCCGGCTCCGTCACTATCAGAATCACTCGCTGACTTCAGGCTACCACATCCCAT
It encodes the following:
- a CDS encoding SocA family protein; translation: MYNERKAAQMAAFLLGKTPEGRMSHLKLMKLLYLAERESMRLTGLPICWDHLVSMPHGPVLSMTLNLMDGDVESQPGGWEEWISDKAGHEVSLRRSFTPEDLDALSRAEEDILESVWQEFGGMGKWEIRDWTHQHCPEWTNPSGSSMPIPFHAMALAVGYSEAEASELAERIETEQNIDALYASL